The window CTTCCTCAGATGTTCGGCGCCCGCGTCTACTTCGTCCGGGACAGCACGCTCAACTTCTTCCTCAACCCGGGCCCCGCGCTGGTCGAGCCCGCGTTCGCCACGCCCGCCGACTCGAACTACGGCAAGACCTGGTCGTTCTGCGAGTTCACGTTCAACACCCAGCAGCTGTACGCCAACATCAGCTACGTCGACCTGGTCACCGCCCTCCCGATCGGCCTGACCCTGGAGGGCGACGCCACGCACACGGTCGCACCCCTGCCCGACGGCGCGGTCGACAGGATCGCCTCGGACCTCACGGCACAGGCGGCCAGGGACGGCCAGCCCTGGGACAAGCTGGTGATCCGCGGTGACGGCGGCTCCGTACTGCGCGTGATCTCCCCGCAGAACCTGATGGCCCCGTACTTCGACCGGCCCGCCGAGATGCCGTTCCGCGACCTCTGGAACGGCTACATCGACGAGGTGTGGGCGAAGTACCGCTCGACCGACCTGAGGATCGACCTCCAGGGCGGCCGGGGCACGCTCACCGGCCGGGTCAGCGGTGACACGCTCACCTTCGCGGGCGGCCACACCTTCGCCAAGCCCACCTCGAAGGACATCTTCACCTGCAACCACGGGCCGTTCACCAACAACCCGGGCGACTCCGACGACAAGAAGGCCCTCCTGGCCCGCCTCGCCGCCGGCTTCAACCGCTCGATCATGCTCACCCACCCCACCCAGCCGAACGGCACGACCACGGCCGACTACTACAAGGGCTCGGCCGTCAACCACTGGTCGCGCGTCGTCCACGCCAACTCGCCCATCGGCTACGCCTTCCCGTACGACGACGTACGCCCCGACGGCCAGCCCGACGTATCGGGCGCAGCCCACGACGGCAACCCACGCCGCTTCACGGTGACGGTCGGGTCCTGAGGGCTCCGGCCGGAGTGTCGTGATTCATCTGCGGCTGCGTCGTGGCTGGTCGCGCAGTTCCCCGCGCCCCTGAAAGACGGGGCTGCGCCCCTGTCTTTCATCCTTTGGGGGCGCGGGGAACTGCGCGAGCAACCCCCAGCAAGCCGCACCCAACACACAACCCCTCCGCGGAGCGGCTACGCCGAGGCCCGCCGAACCAATGTCGTAGGCAGCACGACACTGGACGGCGCCCCTGCCAATCCGCCGGAGGCCGACGCGGTCCGGTCCAGCCCCCGCAACAGCAACCGAGCCATCAGCCGACCCATCTCCTCGATGTCCTGCCGGACCGTCGTGAGCGGTGGGTCGGCCTGCTCGGTGAACGGCAGCATGTCGTCGAAGCCCACGACGGCGACATCCTCGGGCACCCGCCGACCCCGCTCACGCAGGACACGCATGGCGCCCACCGCCGTGAGGTCGTTCGCGGCGAACACCGCGTCCAGGTCGGGGCAGCGGTCGAGGAGTTCCCGCATCGCACGCTCACCGCCCCCCGGGGTGAAGTCGCCCTCGGCGATCAGCCTCGGATCGGCGTCCACCATCACGTCCCGGAACCCGTCGAGCCGGTCGACCGCCGAGGTCTGGTCGAGGGCGCCGGTGATGTGGCCGATGTTCCGGCGGCCCAGCCCGACGAGATGACGTACGGCCTCGCGGGCACCACCCCGGTTGTCGCAGTCGACGTACACCGCGCCGCGCGAACCGTCGATCCAGCCGGGCCGCCCGCCGTACACCGTCGGCACCCCGTGGATGAGGCCGGGCAGCGGGTCGTCGAGGTGCAGCGAGAAGACGAGAGCGCCGTCGACATGGCCGCCGGCGAGATAGCGGCCCACGCGCGCGTGGTCGGCGCGCCCCTCCGTGAGCAGCAGCACGAGCTGTGAGTCGTGAGCCGTCAGTTCCTTGCTGATGCCGCGGAGCTGAAGGGCGAAGAAGGGGTCCGCGAAGACCTTGGTCTCCGGCTCCGCGATCACCACGGCGACGGCGTCGTGCCGCCGGGTCACGAGGCTGCGCGCGGCCTGGTTGGGCACGTAGCCGAGTTCCTCGACGGCCTGCCTGACCCGCTCGACCAGGGGCTCCCGCACGCCGTCACCGCCGTTGACGACACGCGACACGGTGGCCCGGGACACTCCGGCCCTGGCGGCCACGGCCTCCAGTGTCGGGCGGGGCTCTGTCGACTGCTCGGACACCTCGGGGCTCCTCAGGGCGGCGTTTGCGGATCAGGATAGCCGCCGTACGACGCACCATTGAGAGCGCTCCCTGTTCGAATGGTCGAATGTGTGCCCCTGAAGAACCGCCTTGCCGGCGCCCCAGCGGGGCGCGAGGAACTGCGCGACCGGCTCACACCGAACCCGCAGACACCAATCAGCCCCCAGCGGGGCTGTCAGTGCTCGTGCGGCTCGTGCGGCTCGTACCCCGGGATCGTGCCGTCCGTCTTCTTCACCAGGAACAGGCCCGCCATCCCCATGTCGGAATGACTCTGGACATGGCAGTGGTACATCCACGCCCCGGCTCCGACACCCTCCCCCGCGATCACCTGGAAACCGAACGAGTCGGCGGGGCCCACGATCTTGTTGTCGATGACCTGGCTCGGGTCGTCGGGGCCGGTCAGCAGCCCGGTGCGGTTGTCCGCCCAGCGGTGACCGTGCACATGGAACGTGTGGTAGTACTCGCCGTGCGTGATCATCACGAACTCGACGCGATCGCCCACCGTGGCCTCGAAGTTGGGGCTCTGGTGGCCGGGCTTGTTGTTGATCGTCATGTCGTTGAAGACGATCGTGTGCGTCTTGTCGGGGAGGATGTCTCCCTTGCGGCGGACGATCACAGGACCGTAGAGGCCCTTACGGAGGCCGACCGTACCGTGTTCCGTGCCGACGACGTGGTCGTGGTAGTGCCAGTAACCGGCGCTGCCCGCCCGCCAGGTGCCGTCCTTGCGGCGGCCCGGGGCATGGGTACGCCAGGTGTACGTACGGGTGTCGCCCGGCTCGACCTGGGACCTGCTCAGCTTCGTGCCGTCGCTGGAAATCTCGTAGTCCACGCCGTGGACGTGCAGACTCGCCGCCACGTCCATCGTGTTCTCGACCTCGATGTGGGCGGTGTCGCCCTCGTTGAACTCGATGAGCGGGCCAGGGATCGAGGCCTTGCCCTTCTCGAAGCCGTAGCCCATCGATCCGTCGGCCAACTTCTCGATGTAGAGCTTGAGGTGCTTCACCTCGCCGCCCGCGGGCGCGGTCCGGACCGGACTGTCCGCGGAGGTCGCGTCCTGCGCCGCCACGAGCGACAACGATGTCGCGACCGTGGCCACCGCAGCCCCGCCCAGCACCATCCGCCGGCTGAGGCCGCGTCTGTCCATGTCGTCCGTGGTGCCCATGCCGAACTCCCCCAACTTGGTGCGGAATCAACGGAATTGACGGAATTGAAGGACCGAGTGACAGAGACGAACCCGGGAGACGGTAGTGGCATCGCGCCCGTTTATCCACACCCAGGACAAAGTTCGTGCGATCCCGGTCATACCTATTGGCGAGTTCCACGAAAAGGTCTAGCTTCCATGGCGCTGTTGCTGTGACGCGAGTGAGCCCTAAAGGAAGCAGAGGGGTGGGTGACCACATGCGGTTCACACCGCATCAAAAGCCCTTGACCGTACGAGGGTTGAGCAGAGGTAGACGGAGAGGCTGGGCGGCCGCACTGGCCGCGGGAGTCGTCACCGCGGGCGTCCTCTCGGGGCCGGCCGCGAGCGCGCGCCAGGCGCCCGACCCGGCGCTGACAACGATGTCGATCAAGTCGCCGCCAGGCGGCGCCAACGTACGTGTGCTGATCTTCCACGGATCCGCGGCGAACGGCGAGGAGTCGCCCGTCGTCAACGCCGGGATCGAGGCGATCGAGGACATCGGTCTGACGGGTCCTGCGGCCCAGCGGTTCAGCGTGACGGCCACGGACGACGCCTCGGTCTTCACCAACGACACGAAGCTCAGCCGCTTCAACGCCGTCGTCTTCCTGACCGGCGGCGGAGACATCCTCGAACCGGAGCAGGAGTCCGGTCTCGAGGCATATATGGAGGCGGGCGGCGGATTCCTCGGCGTCCATGACGCGGCCCGGGCCGAGCCCTTTTCGGACTGGTTCACAGGACTCGTCGGCGCCCGTCCGGCGGCCGGCAGTCCAACCGCCGTACAGCGCGCGACCGTTGAGGTCGGTGACCGCCAGCACCCGGCCACCAAGGACCTCCCGCTCCAGTGGAAGCGCCCCGACCAGTGGCTGAACTGGGTCAAGAACCCGTCCGGCGACGTGCACACCGTGGCCCGCGTCCGCGAGTCGACGTACCAGCCGGGCGACAGCAAGAACGGCGCCGACCACCCGGTGTCGTGGTGCCGCGACTACGACGGCGGCCGCTCCTTCTACACCGGCATGGGCGGCACGGTCTCCTCGTACGACGAGACGGACTTCCGCGCCCATCTGCGCGGGGCCCTGAACTGGACGACCCGTATCGCGCAGGCCGACTGCAAGGCCACGATCAACGCCAACTACAAGGCTGAGCGCCTGACCCAGCCCAACCAGCCGGGCCAGAACGACCAGATCGGCGAGCCGCACGGCCTGGTCACCGCGCCCGACGGCCGCGTGTTCTACATCGGCCGGGGCGGCGCCGACTCCTCGCAGCCCGTCGTGACGGACTGGAACAACCCGGACATCGGCAAGGGCAAGGGCGAGATCCACGTCTACGACCCGAAGACCAAGAAGGTCACGCAGGCCGGCGCGCTCACCGTCTTCGGCAACAAGGGCGGCGGCGACGAGCTCATCAAGGTCGAAGAGGGCCTGCTGGGAATCGAGTTGGACCCGCGGTTCGAGGAAAACGGCTGGGTGTACCTGCACTACACACCCCACTCCCGGATCAACCGCGACACCCGGATGGCCGAGCGCTACGTCTCCCGCTTCACCCTCAGCTCGACCACGGGCAAGCTGGACATGACCAGCGAGAAGGTCCTGCTGAAGTGGCCGGTGCAGATCCACAGCTGCTGCCACTCGGGCGGCGGTATGGCGTGGGACTCGAAGGGCAACCTCTACATCGCGACCGGCGACAACAACTCCAGTGGCTTCAGCGGCGGTTACTCGGGCAACAACCCGCAGCCGAACTACAAGGGCGTCTCCTTCGCGGACGCGCGCCGCACCGCGGGCAACACCAACAACCTCAACGGCAAGATCCTGCGCATCCACCCGGAGCAGGACGGCACGTACACCCTGCCCGAGGGGAACCTCTTCACGGGCAAGGAGACCGCCGAGGGCGGCGGCAAGACGCGCGGTGAGATCTATGTGATGGGTGTCAGGAACCCGGCGCGCATCTCGATCGACAAGAAGACCGACACCCTGTACGCGGGCTGGGTCGGCCCGGACGCCTCGGCGCCGTCGACGACCTGGGGGCCGGCGAAGTACGACACGTTCGCCGCGATCACCAAGCCGGGCAACCACGGCTGGCCGTACTGCATGGGCAACAAGCAGCCCTACCGGGACCGCAACCTGCCCGATCCCAACCAGCCGCTCGGCTGGTACAACTGCGACGCGCCGAAGAACGAGTCGCCCAACAACGACGGCCTCGTCAACCTTCCCCCGGTCACCTCCAACACCATCTGGTACTCGCCCCAGGGCGGCGGCCCGGACTACCCGCGGGACGCCAACGGCATCCCGTCGTACAAGGTGGAGGACCAGAAGTTCCTGCTGCCGTGGCTGAAGGGCGGCGGCCAGGCGGCCATGGACGGGCCGGTCTACCGGTACGACGCCACGACCGCGAGTGACGCGAAGTGGCCCTCGTACTGGGACGGCAAGTGGTTCGTCGGCGACTTCTACGACGCCGACCAGCCGCGGCACGCGGTGCTGCTCGATCCCAAGACGGCCGGACAGGGCGGCATTCCGGTGCACGCCGAGTCGCTGAAGAAGATCATCCCCATCGGCAACGACGGCATCAAGAACCTCATGGACTGGAAGTTCGGCCCCGACGGCACGCTGTACGTCCTCGACTACGGGCGCGGCTTCTTCACGTCGGACCCCAAGTCCGCGCTGTGGCAGGTGACGTACAAGGGCGGTGGCCCCACGCCTGCCGCCGATCAGTTGGCCAGGGAGGCGCAGTGACAAGCGTGACGGACATGCGAAGGCGAAGAACTGGACGGCTGTGGACGGCGCTTGTGGCGTCGCTGCTGATGGTGCTCGGGCTCGCCTCGACCTCTGCGTCCGGCCAGACCGACGGCGCTCCGGCCGGCGCGGCGGCGGCCGCGCAGACACTCACGTGGACCGCCGGCGACGACATCACCAAGTACGCGTCCGCGCCCACCACGGCGGTCGCGGGCCCCACGACGATCGTCTTCGAGAACAGCAAGGCGACCGGCAACACCACCGGTATGCCGCACACGTTGACGTTCGACGTGTCCGACCCGGAGTACCAGAACGACGTACCGCTGAACATCCTGGCCAGCCCGAACGACGACCAGGGAGGCAAGTACACGGCCGAGGTGACACTCACTCCCGGCCGGTACCGCTACTTCTGCACCATCCCCGGCCACGGCCAGATGCAGGGCATCCTCGTGGTCACCGAGGGCACCGGCGAGGACACCACGGCACCTCAGACCGCGGCGGACGTCAGCGGTACGCAGAACGCGGACGGCGCGTACGTCGGTTCGGCGACCGTGACGCTCAGCGCGACGGACGCCGGTTCGGGTGTGGAGCGGATCGAGTACGCGATCGGTGACGCGGGTGCCTGGCAGCCGTACACCACGCCGGTGGTGGTCGATCAGGTCGGCGCCCACAAGATCCGCTACCGGGCGCTCGACAAGGCCGGGAACATGGCCGCCGAGAAGTCGGAGTCGTTCACGGTGGTGGCCAAGCCGACGGACGACACCACTCCCCCGGAGACGTCGGCGTCCGTGACCGGTGAGCAGAACCCGCAAGGGGAGTACCTCTCCATGGCGACCGTCACGGTGACGGCCTCCGACACCGGTTCCGGCGTCAACACCATCGAGTACGCGCTCGGTGACGCGGGAGCCTGGCAGCCGTACACCGCTCCGGTCATGGTCCATGAGGTGGGCACCCACAAGGTGCGCTTCCGGGCCACGGACAAGGCGGGCAACGCGGCGGCCGAGAAGTCCGTCTCGTTCACCGTCGTGGCGCCGCCCGAGGAGGACAAGACTCCCCCGGTGACCGGTGTGAACGTCGACGGCACGAAGAACTCGTCCGGTGCGTACATCAACAGCGCCAAGGTGACGGTGACCGCGACGGACGCGCACGGTTCGGGTGTCGAGGCGATCCAGTACTCCCTCGACGGCGGACCGTATCTCGCCTACACCGCCCCCGTGGTGGTCGACCGCGTGGGCGCGCACACCGTGGCGTACCGCGCGCGTGACAAGGCGGGCAACACCTCGGACGCCCGGACCGTGAGCTTCACGGTCGCCCCGGGCGGCGGTGTACCGGCGCCCAACTGTGCGGAGTACGACGAGCGGTTGACGGTCATCGTTGGGACGATCGACTCGGGCGTGCCGAACCGGATCACCAACAGTCGTTGCCGTATCAACGAGTTGATCGAGGACGAGAAGGAGTGGACGTCCCACGCGCTGTTCCTCAAGCACGTGACGACGGTCCTGGACGCCCTCCTCAAGGAA is drawn from Streptomyces liliifuscus and contains these coding sequences:
- a CDS encoding glycoside hydrolase family 64 protein, translating into MISRRTFLSGAAAVGATASYPVWGSALSPTAEAAPATCELALKNASLPGTVRAYVTGHEQSTGNWVLLRADGSVYRPTSPSAPQTPLPVDCAIPLGAAGSAPKVLTLPQMFGARVYFVRDSTLNFFLNPGPALVEPAFATPADSNYGKTWSFCEFTFNTQQLYANISYVDLVTALPIGLTLEGDATHTVAPLPDGAVDRIASDLTAQAARDGQPWDKLVIRGDGGSVLRVISPQNLMAPYFDRPAEMPFRDLWNGYIDEVWAKYRSTDLRIDLQGGRGTLTGRVSGDTLTFAGGHTFAKPTSKDIFTCNHGPFTNNPGDSDDKKALLARLAAGFNRSIMLTHPTQPNGTTTADYYKGSAVNHWSRVVHANSPIGYAFPYDDVRPDGQPDVSGAAHDGNPRRFTVTVGS
- a CDS encoding LacI family DNA-binding transcriptional regulator, with the protein product MSEQSTEPRPTLEAVAARAGVSRATVSRVVNGGDGVREPLVERVRQAVEELGYVPNQAARSLVTRRHDAVAVVIAEPETKVFADPFFALQLRGISKELTAHDSQLVLLLTEGRADHARVGRYLAGGHVDGALVFSLHLDDPLPGLIHGVPTVYGGRPGWIDGSRGAVYVDCDNRGGAREAVRHLVGLGRRNIGHITGALDQTSAVDRLDGFRDVMVDADPRLIAEGDFTPGGGERAMRELLDRCPDLDAVFAANDLTAVGAMRVLRERGRRVPEDVAVVGFDDMLPFTEQADPPLTTVRQDIEEMGRLMARLLLRGLDRTASASGGLAGAPSSVVLPTTLVRRASA
- a CDS encoding multicopper oxidase domain-containing protein: MDRRGLSRRMVLGGAAVATVATSLSLVAAQDATSADSPVRTAPAGGEVKHLKLYIEKLADGSMGYGFEKGKASIPGPLIEFNEGDTAHIEVENTMDVAASLHVHGVDYEISSDGTKLSRSQVEPGDTRTYTWRTHAPGRRKDGTWRAGSAGYWHYHDHVVGTEHGTVGLRKGLYGPVIVRRKGDILPDKTHTIVFNDMTINNKPGHQSPNFEATVGDRVEFVMITHGEYYHTFHVHGHRWADNRTGLLTGPDDPSQVIDNKIVGPADSFGFQVIAGEGVGAGAWMYHCHVQSHSDMGMAGLFLVKKTDGTIPGYEPHEPHEH
- a CDS encoding ThuA domain-containing protein; its protein translation is MRFTPHQKPLTVRGLSRGRRRGWAAALAAGVVTAGVLSGPAASARQAPDPALTTMSIKSPPGGANVRVLIFHGSAANGEESPVVNAGIEAIEDIGLTGPAAQRFSVTATDDASVFTNDTKLSRFNAVVFLTGGGDILEPEQESGLEAYMEAGGGFLGVHDAARAEPFSDWFTGLVGARPAAGSPTAVQRATVEVGDRQHPATKDLPLQWKRPDQWLNWVKNPSGDVHTVARVRESTYQPGDSKNGADHPVSWCRDYDGGRSFYTGMGGTVSSYDETDFRAHLRGALNWTTRIAQADCKATINANYKAERLTQPNQPGQNDQIGEPHGLVTAPDGRVFYIGRGGADSSQPVVTDWNNPDIGKGKGEIHVYDPKTKKVTQAGALTVFGNKGGGDELIKVEEGLLGIELDPRFEENGWVYLHYTPHSRINRDTRMAERYVSRFTLSSTTGKLDMTSEKVLLKWPVQIHSCCHSGGGMAWDSKGNLYIATGDNNSSGFSGGYSGNNPQPNYKGVSFADARRTAGNTNNLNGKILRIHPEQDGTYTLPEGNLFTGKETAEGGGKTRGEIYVMGVRNPARISIDKKTDTLYAGWVGPDASAPSTTWGPAKYDTFAAITKPGNHGWPYCMGNKQPYRDRNLPDPNQPLGWYNCDAPKNESPNNDGLVNLPPVTSNTIWYSPQGGGPDYPRDANGIPSYKVEDQKFLLPWLKGGGQAAMDGPVYRYDATTASDAKWPSYWDGKWFVGDFYDADQPRHAVLLDPKTAGQGGIPVHAESLKKIIPIGNDGIKNLMDWKFGPDGTLYVLDYGRGFFTSDPKSALWQVTYKGGGPTPAADQLAREAQ
- a CDS encoding OmpL47-type beta-barrel domain-containing protein — translated: MRRRRTGRLWTALVASLLMVLGLASTSASGQTDGAPAGAAAAAQTLTWTAGDDITKYASAPTTAVAGPTTIVFENSKATGNTTGMPHTLTFDVSDPEYQNDVPLNILASPNDDQGGKYTAEVTLTPGRYRYFCTIPGHGQMQGILVVTEGTGEDTTAPQTAADVSGTQNADGAYVGSATVTLSATDAGSGVERIEYAIGDAGAWQPYTTPVVVDQVGAHKIRYRALDKAGNMAAEKSESFTVVAKPTDDTTPPETSASVTGEQNPQGEYLSMATVTVTASDTGSGVNTIEYALGDAGAWQPYTAPVMVHEVGTHKVRFRATDKAGNAAAEKSVSFTVVAPPEEDKTPPVTGVNVDGTKNSSGAYINSAKVTVTATDAHGSGVEAIQYSLDGGPYLAYTAPVVVDRVGAHTVAYRARDKAGNTSDARTVSFTVAPGGGVPAPNCAEYDERLTVIVGTIDSGVPNRITNSRCRINELIEDEKEWTSHALFLKHVTTVLDALLKEGVVVQREYNLINRAAKQSGIGKPGQTEGYRTILDGTPASFAKWQHVGGGSFGLNADGTITSGTSKAGLGMLWFPERKYGDFSLKLQWRDDAPGTGNANSGVFVRFPGVHNHPEESRPEWVAIKYGHEIQAFDSPTGDMYKSGSVYGFDRVGLAGAGVTQKGTWNDYEIRVVDQHYSIYRNGVLINEFDNTGGQDFTPPRSDDPGTDGRRFASGYLGLQVHGTTDVVSYRDIRIKEL